The DNA sequence ATTAGCGCCTTCTTGGCGTCAAGATTAGCCAGCACCTTGACCATTTCCTTGGTCTTGGCTGCAGGCAGGTCTAAGTCCTCTAGGACCACGAACTTTCCCTGACGAACCTTATCCGAAAGCGCCACCTTCACCGCTAAGCGACGCATTTTGCGCGGCATCTGCTGGGCAAAACTCCTTGGTGTCGGCCCAAAAATTATGCCGCCGTGGCGCCACAGCGGTGAGCGAATGCTACCGACTCTGGCCCTACCAGTCCCTTTTTGACGCCATGGTTTTCTGCCGCCCCCGGAGACTTCGGATCTGGTCTTGGTACTGGCAGTTCCCAGGCGTTGGTTGGCCTGGTGCCGTACTACGCTCTGGTGCAACAGACCAGCATTCATAGGTACGCCAAAGACGGCTTCGGAAAGAGTAATCTCACCGACAGTCTCGCCGTCCAGGTTAAATACCGGTATAGTTGGCATGTTGGATCCTCCTTTCTCCGTGGGCTAGCGTCCGGCCGACCGCACCATAACCA is a window from the Bacillota bacterium genome containing:
- the rplD gene encoding 50S ribosomal protein L4, giving the protein MPTIPVFNLDGETVGEITLSEAVFGVPMNAGLLHQSVVRHQANQRLGTASTKTRSEVSGGGRKPWRQKGTGRARVGSIRSPLWRHGGIIFGPTPRSFAQQMPRKMRRLAVKVALSDKVRQGKFVVLEDLDLPAAKTKEMVKVLANLDAKKALIVTAGRDDQVQRSARNIPEVETLEAVALNVYDILRHDRLIITRDAVARVEEVLG